The Urocitellus parryii isolate mUroPar1 chromosome 6, mUroPar1.hap1, whole genome shotgun sequence genome includes a window with the following:
- the Spint1 gene encoding kunitz-type protease inhibitor 1 isoform X2 gives MAGARPAQAGIPVVLELLLLCVLGLQITEAGLPPPPPELPAGTACLNLFTPGVPAFVLDTEASVSNGATFLGSPTVRRGWDCVRSCCTTQNCNLALVELQPDGGEDAITACFLMNCLYEHNFVCKFARREGFINYLTREVYHSYHELRTQGFGGSRIPRAWVGIDLKVQPQEPLVLKDVENIDWHLLQGGTDVRIERNNPDQVELWGLKEGTYLFQLTVTGSEQPENKANVTVTVLSAKQTEDYCLASNKVGRCRGSFPRWYYDPTEQICKRFTYGGCLGNKNNYLREEECMLACRDVQGPSMERHHPDTSGFDELQSIHFLSDKGHCVDLPDTGLCQESIPRWYYNPFSERCARFTYGGCYGNKNNFEEEQQCLESCHGISKKDVFGLRRESSISSVGSVEVAVAVLLVICIIMVIAILGYWCFKNQRQDLRRHHHLNHPPPTPASSTVSTTEDTEHLVYNHTTRPL, from the exons ATGGCCGGCGCTCGCCCTGCCCAGGCCGGCATCCCTGTGGTCCTTGAGCTGTTGCTTCTGTGCGTGCTGGGTCTCCAGATCACTGAGGCCgggctgcctcccccaccccctgagcTGCCGGCGGGAACTGCCTGCCTGAACCTCTTCACTCCGGGGGTTCCTGCCTTCGTGCTGGACACGGAAGCCTCGGTCAGCAACGGGGCCACCTTTCTGGGTTCCCCCACCGTGCGCCGGGGCTGGGATTGCGTGCGCTCCTGTTGCACCACCCAGAATTGCAACCTGGCGCTGGTGGAACTGCAGCCCGACGGCGGCGAGGACGCCATCACCGCCTGCTTCCTCATGAATTGCCTCTACGAGCACAACTTTGTGTGCAAGTTCGCGCGCAGAGAGGGCTTCATCAACTACCTCACAAGAGAGGTTTACCACTCGTACCACGAGCTTCGGACCCAGGGCTTTGGAG GGTCCCGGATCCCAAGGGCCTGGGTGGGCATAGACTTGAAGGTGCAGCCCCAGGAACCCCTGGTGCTAAAGGATGTGGAAAACATAGATTGGCATCTACTGCAGGGTGGCACAGACGTAAGGATAGAG AGGAACAATCCGGACCAGGTGGAGCTGTGGGGACTCAAGGAAGGCACCTACCTGTTCCAGTTGACAGTGACTGGCTCAGAACAACCAGAGAATAAGGCCAACGTCACAGTCACTGTGCTATCTGCCAAGCAGACAGAAG ATTATTGCCTTGCATCTAACAAGGTGGGCCGCTGCCGGGGTTCCTTCCCCCGCTGGTACTATGACCCCACAGAACAAATCTGCAAGAGATTCACTTATGGAGGTTGCTTAGGCAACAAGAACAACTACCTTCGGGAAGAAGAGTGTATGCTAGCCTGCCGGGATGTGCAAG GCCCCTCAATGGAAAGGCACCATCCAG ACACCAGTGGCTTTGATGAGCTCCAGAGTATCCATTTCCTCAGTGACAAAG ggcaCTGTGTGGACCTGCCAGACACAGGACTCTGCCAGGAGAGCATCCCACGCTGGTACTACAACCCTTTCAGTGAACGCTGTGCCCGCTTCACTTATGGTGGTTGTTATGGcaacaagaacaactttgaggaAGAGCAGCAGTGTCTCGAGTCCTGTCACGGCATCTCCA AGAAAGATGTGTTTGGTCTGCGACGGGAAAGCTCCATCTCCAGTGTAG GCTCTGTGGAAGTGGCTGTTGCTGTACTCCTGGTCATCTGCATCATCATGGTGATAGCCATCCTGGGTTATTGGTGCTTCAAGAACCAGAGACAGGACTTGCGCAGACATCACCACCTGAAtcacccaccacccacccctgCTAGCTCCACTGTCTCCACCACTGAAGACACAGAGCACCTGGTCTATAATCATACCACCCGACCCCTCTGA
- the Spint1 gene encoding kunitz-type protease inhibitor 1 isoform X1, whose product MAGARPAQAGIPVVLELLLLCVLGLQITEAGLPPPPPELPAGTACLNLFTPGVPAFVLDTEASVSNGATFLGSPTVRRGWDCVRSCCTTQNCNLALVELQPDGGEDAITACFLMNCLYEHNFVCKFARREGFINYLTREVYHSYHELRTQGFGGSRIPRAWVGIDLKVQPQEPLVLKDVENIDWHLLQGGTDVRIERNNPDQVELWGLKEGTYLFQLTVTGSEQPENKANVTVTVLSAKQTEDYCLASNKVGRCRGSFPRWYYDPTEQICKRFTYGGCLGNKNNYLREEECMLACRDVQGPSMERHHPVCSGSCHSTQFRCSNGCCIDSFLECDDTPDCPDGSDEATCEKYTSGFDELQSIHFLSDKGHCVDLPDTGLCQESIPRWYYNPFSERCARFTYGGCYGNKNNFEEEQQCLESCHGISKKDVFGLRRESSISSVGSVEVAVAVLLVICIIMVIAILGYWCFKNQRQDLRRHHHLNHPPPTPASSTVSTTEDTEHLVYNHTTRPL is encoded by the exons ATGGCCGGCGCTCGCCCTGCCCAGGCCGGCATCCCTGTGGTCCTTGAGCTGTTGCTTCTGTGCGTGCTGGGTCTCCAGATCACTGAGGCCgggctgcctcccccaccccctgagcTGCCGGCGGGAACTGCCTGCCTGAACCTCTTCACTCCGGGGGTTCCTGCCTTCGTGCTGGACACGGAAGCCTCGGTCAGCAACGGGGCCACCTTTCTGGGTTCCCCCACCGTGCGCCGGGGCTGGGATTGCGTGCGCTCCTGTTGCACCACCCAGAATTGCAACCTGGCGCTGGTGGAACTGCAGCCCGACGGCGGCGAGGACGCCATCACCGCCTGCTTCCTCATGAATTGCCTCTACGAGCACAACTTTGTGTGCAAGTTCGCGCGCAGAGAGGGCTTCATCAACTACCTCACAAGAGAGGTTTACCACTCGTACCACGAGCTTCGGACCCAGGGCTTTGGAG GGTCCCGGATCCCAAGGGCCTGGGTGGGCATAGACTTGAAGGTGCAGCCCCAGGAACCCCTGGTGCTAAAGGATGTGGAAAACATAGATTGGCATCTACTGCAGGGTGGCACAGACGTAAGGATAGAG AGGAACAATCCGGACCAGGTGGAGCTGTGGGGACTCAAGGAAGGCACCTACCTGTTCCAGTTGACAGTGACTGGCTCAGAACAACCAGAGAATAAGGCCAACGTCACAGTCACTGTGCTATCTGCCAAGCAGACAGAAG ATTATTGCCTTGCATCTAACAAGGTGGGCCGCTGCCGGGGTTCCTTCCCCCGCTGGTACTATGACCCCACAGAACAAATCTGCAAGAGATTCACTTATGGAGGTTGCTTAGGCAACAAGAACAACTACCTTCGGGAAGAAGAGTGTATGCTAGCCTGCCGGGATGTGCAAG GCCCCTCAATGGAAAGGCACCATCCAG TATGTTCTGGCAGCTGCCACTCCACCCAATTTCGATGCAGTAATGGCTGCTGCATCGACAGCTTCCTGGAGTGTGATGACACCCCGGACTGCCCTGACGGCTCTGATGAGGCCACCTGTGAAAAAT ACACCAGTGGCTTTGATGAGCTCCAGAGTATCCATTTCCTCAGTGACAAAG ggcaCTGTGTGGACCTGCCAGACACAGGACTCTGCCAGGAGAGCATCCCACGCTGGTACTACAACCCTTTCAGTGAACGCTGTGCCCGCTTCACTTATGGTGGTTGTTATGGcaacaagaacaactttgaggaAGAGCAGCAGTGTCTCGAGTCCTGTCACGGCATCTCCA AGAAAGATGTGTTTGGTCTGCGACGGGAAAGCTCCATCTCCAGTGTAG GCTCTGTGGAAGTGGCTGTTGCTGTACTCCTGGTCATCTGCATCATCATGGTGATAGCCATCCTGGGTTATTGGTGCTTCAAGAACCAGAGACAGGACTTGCGCAGACATCACCACCTGAAtcacccaccacccacccctgCTAGCTCCACTGTCTCCACCACTGAAGACACAGAGCACCTGGTCTATAATCATACCACCCGACCCCTCTGA